Genomic window (Desulforapulum autotrophicum HRM2):
GTGGCCGTATAGGAGCCGATGGAAATGATGTAGCATTTGCCACCGCCATTTTTAAAAAACAGGCGCAGGCTGTCGTACATGTAAAATTCGGCATTTAATGTTTTTGAAGCCACCACATTGTTTTCATCAAGGACAACCTCCTGTATATCCACCGGGGGAGGACCACCGAAAAGTTCCTGAAAGTCAAGCAGTGAGGTCACCTTGGTGGGCTGGTTCAGGAGATCTTCAGGCACTAGCTTCTGTGCTTTTTCCGTGTAGCCGATAAAGGCCGGCACGGCTGTTTCCACCTCTGCAACTGAGGGCGGAAACAGGGATATCTCTTTGATATAAACATCGGGGGTCTTGTACGTTGCCATGGGGTATTCCTCCCTGTTTGAGATTAAATATATATGAAAATTTCCGAATAATACGAATCATTGTCCTTATCCGGCTTAAGGTTCATGGGGGTTGCGTTTGCCAGGTTTTCAATTTCAAAAGCGCCATCGCCGTTTCCATTGGTTTTGGTCAATGTGATGCCTTTTCTGGGGGTGGCAGACATTTGATAGCTGGAATCAGAAACAAACGGTGCCGCCGTCAAACCGTTGGAAAGGGTTATATCCGGGAGTCGGGTAAAGCCTAAGTCTGTTGTGGGAGATGTGATGGCAAGATCCTTTGAATCAATTGTCTTTTGGTGCTTTTTAACCACATAATATTTCCAGAACACCCTGCGTTGGTTGATGTTGATCGTATAGTCTTTTGTGGTCGCAAGGTTGTTTGCGTCCATGAACCGGTAAGGCTCAATAACGCCACTGGAATGGAAAATTTCAACAACACCAAAAATATTCCGCCCTTTGATTTCATCATCCACATAAAAGGTGCTGTTTTTCTCCCCATCCAAAAAGAGCGTATATGTTCCGGGAGGATGGGCCTGCAGCATCACTGGAAGATTGACCCTGTTTTTTTGTGGAAAAATCCTTTCTCCTTTCACATGATCTCCCAGTTCATTTTTGAGTTCCATATAAACGGAGGCCTTGTTGGTCTCAAAGGAGAGTGTAAACCTCCCGGGTTTTTGCTGGATTTGATCCTCGGCCGTTAAAAATTGACTGTCCCCATGGGCGGTTAATAGCAACTGGTTGTGGCGGACACTGTCCTGGCGGTTGTGCATCCGGTAGATCACCTGGGATTTGGGAGAGGGCAGGGGAAGGTCTGAGAAATTCAGCAGACAAGGATTTTTCTGAACCAGGTAAAAGGTGAATTTCATCGGGTCTGTAATGGGTCTGCGGGGGCTGAACTTTCCTTCAGGGGTTTTGTCTGCTTCATAGATTACCGTAAATCCATGGGGGGTGGGTTTGAATAGCAGCCCGAGATCTTTCATTTTTTCAAGGCAGGAGGACGACGGAAATATGCAAAGATCCGCGGCCAGGCAGTGGGGACCATTCTTCGGGTAGTAGCTGTGGGAGATCTTTACATGAAACAGGTTATCATAGGCGATCTGCATGTTATCACCTCTATTTAAACGGATTCTTTAACTCTCAATTGCTACAATCGGTGTATCAAATGTCGAAAAAAATATCTCGGTACAGATTACGGTGTTTCAATGATGTCAATACCTGAAATCGGCCCGGTCTCGTCAAAGGCCTGGGCTTCCTGGATTACAATCAGTCTTATTTTGTACAGCACAGAGGGAAGGTACTTGGCACCCAGCAGGCCCCACAAATGATGCTGCTGTTCCAGATTCAGGGAATCCATTTCTACGATCAGTTTTTCAATGGACGGATCGAGGTCTGGCGTGTCCTGGGGGGTGAAAACATTTTTACTCTGGAAAAAATGGATGGCCCCGGATAGGTATTCAAGGCCGGTTTTGTAATTGGTGAAATTTGCACTGACAAGCACAGAGAGATTGAGCTTGATTTCCGGGTTCACATGGATAATTCTGCCATCCGGGGTTTTGATGAAAGGGATCTGGGATTTGATTGTCCGTTCTTCTTCAATGTTAACAAGGGTCATTGCCAGTGAATCGTCGTTAATAGCCAAGGTTCCGTCAGGGTTTGCCACATGGGTTAAATGGATGGTGGATTCACTGGTGATGTTCAGTTGGGGAAGGCCTGTCAGATAATTGTGTACGGCTTTTTTAAGTATCTCTAATGACTTATCGATCATGCCTTAAAAACTCCCATAGTCATCGGTAATGCGAATCCTGGGTGATCCTGGGCTAATGGATTGAATGAAAAGCCGATATCGTTTCAAAATTTATTCTAAATTATAGAAGTTTATTAAGTCTATTGAGTTTTTATTGCTGTGTCAAGATATAATCCTAGGTCGCTTTTATGTTGTATTCTTTGGTCAGAATTCTTTTCCGTGGGGGGGTATTTTCCCCCACCGGTTTGGGCCGGCGGGGGGCTGTTTATTTGCAATAAATTCCCTTTCCATCCCCTGGTCCGTAAAAATTATCGAGCACGGCCTTGCAGGAGTAACCGAATCGTTCGTAAAACGATCGGGTGGTTGCATATCCAGGCTGCATGGAGGTTTCCACATAAATTCCACCACCCCCTGCTTCGGCAATGAGACGTTCCATCTCAAGCAGGAGAATTTTTCCAAGCCCCTGACCCTGGAGGTCCGGTGACACGGCAATCCAGTATATATCGTAGCTTTTGAGGGTGCAGGGGATGGGGCCGTAGCAGCCGTATCCAATGACTTTGCCTGCCTTGAGGGCAATGACAAAGTAATACCCGCTTGCCGCGCCCTGTTCAAGGCGTTCCCCCACCAGCTCGCCGGCAATTTTTACCTCGTCGGGTCTGAAAAAACCGGTTGCTTCCACCAGCTGTTCAATCTGGATTCTGTCTTCGGGCAGGGGTTCATACCGCAACGTCAGACCCTTATGCCTTAGATCGTACAGGGTCTTTCGGCCGGTGACCCTGAAGATCACTTCAGCCATTCCCTGGAAGAAATTTCGGGCATTGATGCCAAGGCTTCGGGTTTTGTATCCGCCCTCCTGGACCACCAGGATGGGCAGTCCGGTTTCACCAATCATCCGCCCGTTTGCCTTAAAGTCCGCCGGGGTCAACGACCAGGTGCCGGTGGGGTCATTCCGGGCCGTATCCAGCCCAAGGGCAATTACCAGGAAATCGGGCTCAAACTGTGCAACACGCCTCAGGGCCTTTGCCAGGGTGATACGGTACTCTTTTGGGGTGATCTTCTCTTCAAGGGGAAAATTGAGGTTGAATCCTGCCCCTTCCCCTTCACCTGTTTCGTCTTCAAAACCTGTGAAATAGGGGTAGGCAAAGCTTGGATGACCATGGATGGAGACGGTGAGGATGTCAGACCGGTTGTAGAAGATATCCTGCTGACCGTTTCCATGGTGGTAGTCAATGTCCAGGATGGCAACACGGCCGTGCCCCCTCAGATACTGGGCTGCAATGGCTGTGTTGTTCATGTAGCAGAATCCGCCAAAGGCCCTTTTTTCGGCATGATGTCCGGGCGGTCGCACCAGGGCATAGGCGATCCTGCGGCCGTCCACAAGGGCATGGGCTGCGGTCAGGGCCGCATTCACGCCGTTCCTGGCCGTTGGAAAGGCATTGCGGTTGATCGGCGTAAAGGTGTCAATGCAATAATAGCCCGGAAGTACGGTGGTTTCCCTTGGGGGCCGGGTCTTGTTTCGGATGGGGAACACATAGGGGTAAAGGGATTTCCCCGGGCTGACCTCTTCGCATGCCCGGGCAAGGTAGGCGATAAAATCGGCGTCATGGACCGCAAGGATATGGGTATCTGGAAAATCTTGTGTTGCCATGGATTCAAACAGACCGCTTTTTTCCAGGTGGGTTAAAATACTCCTCACCCGGACCGGGGATTCCACATACCCCCGCTCGTGGATGTGGAGGATTTCATGGCGTTCGTTAATTACCAGGGCAATTTTTTCTGTAAAGCTTGGGTTGACCGTGTTCTGGGCCTTTTCCGGTTTGACATGGCAGAACGGCCGAAGTTTAACAGGATTGTCCCGGATGGATGTCACCACAAGCTCCACATATTCCTGGGGACACACATCTTTATATTTGCGCTCCAGGATGGCCCGGACCACCCGGCGGGCATAGTCCCTGCCCAGTGGTTTATCCCGGCCCAGGCCGTCATAGACCAGGAACGGCATGCAGGTGTCACCCTCCTTGACCGGCGTTTCATATGCGGTTCCCACCAGGGGTCTTGCTCCGTAACGTTCGTAGAATCGAAGTCGGGCAATGTTTTCTTTTGGCGAATCTTGATCACAGGTGATGTCCGTGTCGGGAAGGCATTCGAAAAAAAGACCACCCACGCCCAGGGCGGAACACTCGCTTCTGACCCGTTCATAAAGGGCGCTGCCAAGCCCGCCCCTGAGGCTCGCGTTTGCCGTTGCGATCCAGTCCAGATAGCAGAAGTCGATTTCAGGTTCATGGAGAACCATGGCAAAGCCCATCACCTTGTGGCGCATATTCTCCGCCACAAAGAGAATGGGTCTGAATCTTAAGGTAAAGGGGTTTCTAAGCTTGTCTCCAATATGGTCAATCTCTGTTTCAGATGCCTGTGAAAAGCGTCTCTTTAGGATTTCCCTCACCTGGACAAGGGCGTCCCGGTTTACGGGAATCACATCGTCAAAAATTCGTCTTATTCTAAACATTTTCCTCTTTTAAGGGAACATCAAAAGGTCCCCCTTTCAGGTCATCCCATGGCCGGGATTGGCTGGGAGCTTTGTTTTAATATCATATGGATACCTTGCCCATGGGAGATTCCGGCCTGTTCAAGGGCTGCGCAGAATCCCGCATCCGGTGATATGCAGGGGTTGGTGTTCACCTCAAGTATAAAGGGATTGCCAAGGTCGTCCACCCTGAAATCCACCCGGGCGTATCCCCTGAGGCCAAAGCCGTGCCAGCACCCAAGGGATAGACGTTCAAGGTTTGCAATAAGGGGTGCATCCTTGGGCGAAAAGTCAAAGCTTCTTGGGGTGTTGTGATATTCAGCCGCATCCTGGACCCACTTGGCCCGGTATCCTACAATTTTTGGCTGGTCGTGGTCAAACCCCTTGAATATGATTTCAGCAGGGGGAAGCACCCTCACGCCCTTGTCCGTATCCATCAACGAGAGGTTGAACTCCCTTCCCTGTATGAATTGTTCGGCAAAACATGCCCCACCAAGGGCGCTGGCCCTGTCTGGCAGAAGGGCTGCAATTTCACGGCTGTTGCCCTTCACCAGGTTCTCCAGTTCAAGCCCCAGGGAGGCATGCTCCCAAAGGGATTTGATGATCCAGGTGCCGGTCGGTCCAAGGTCTGCTGCCCCCTGCCAGGGAATGTCAAGGGGCACGGGATTTATCCAGTCGGCAGTGGGCAGTCCAAGACTGCGCATTCGTTCTTTGGCCATGACCTTGTGGGAGGTGAGATAAATCGCCTCAGCCGGGCATCCGGTACAGGCATACCCCAAAGCTTCCACAAGGGCTGGAACCACCTGAATCAGCCGTCCATGACCGTCCAGGGATTCCACAAGGTTAAACACAACAGCTGGTTTCATGGCTGTCAGGGTCTGCTTCAGGGCGTTAAGGTCAAGGTCGCAGGGTACAGCAATGGGTTCATATCCCAGGCCTGAGAGGGCCTGAGATACGGCATCAACCTGTACGAGGACATCAATTTCATCGGGTAAAGAGCCGTTGTTTATCCTGTTGTGTACAATGGCAATGGTTTTGTTCATGCTGTCTCCAGGACAGGTACCCTTTCCATGGCTGATTCCAGGATCAGTTCAATCAGCTGGACATAGGATGTCCCAAAAAATTGGCATACAATGGGAAGGTCTGAATATTCAGGCCGAAGTCCTGCCAGGGGGTTCACCTCGATAAAGCTGGGGCGTCCAGCGGCGTCGCACCGGATGTCAATTCGTCCTCCATCCCTGCATCCCAGCACTTTCCAGGCAGAAAGGGCCAGGTCTTCAACGGCCTGGATCAGGGGATCTGTCCCAGGGCTGAGGGGCAGATACTGAACCTTGGATTTCCACCCTTCCTTGTTTTCAAACGAGTACACCTCATCTTTTTTGCTGGAAATCACGATAATCTCCATGGTTCCCATGACCTGGGCCCTGGTACCCGTTCCCACAATGCCCACGGTGAACTCACGACCGGTGAGAAATTCTTCAATGAGCACGGGTTGGTGGAACTGCTCAACCAATTCCTGGCACACCCCGGGAAGGTCCAGTGCATTTTTAACTAGGGATTTAGCCGTTATGCCCATTCCCGTTCCTTCTGCCACGGGTTTGACAAAAAACGGTGGATCAAACGGGAGGTTCCAGGCATCCCGGGCCGAGTTTGCCACCTTGAAATCAGCCGTGGCAAGCCCTGCATCCCGGATAATGTGCTTGGTCATTCCCTTGTGAAGGGTCACAGCCATGACCATGGGGTCAGAAAAGGTGTAGGGAATGTTGTAAAGGTCAAGGATGGCAGGGATCTGTGCTTCCCGGCCAATGCCATGGAGCCCTTCGGCAATGTTAAACACAAGGTCCCATCGTTCACCCTGGACAAGTCGTTCCGTGAGTCTGATGGCGTTACCGATACGCCGGGTTTCATGGCCCAGACCCTGAAGGGTGGTTTCAATGGCTTCAATGGTTTCGACCGAGTCAAACTCCGCCGTTTCAAGCTCTGTGTATCCCATGTCCAGATAATCCTGGCGCAGGTCATAGGTGATTCCGATGATCATTTTTTTCTCCTCAGATATGACACTCCCACCGACGTATTGTAACCAGAGGGGGTTCATCATTTATTGTGGCCGGGGCTATACTTGGCTCCGGCCGTGTCGGTTAGAAAATGGGGCTTGATACCGGGTCCGGGTAACAAAAGGTTTTGTCCTCGTAGTTGGTCAGAACAAGCGTTTCCCGGGTGTGTTCCTTTACATAATCGGGCATCAGGGGGATTTTGCCGCCGCCGCCGGGGGCATCCACCACATAGGTCGGAACGGCATAGCCTGATGTGAAGCCCCTGAGGCCATGGATGATCTCAAGGCCCTTGTCAATGGATGTTCGAAAATGACCCGAACCTGTGATGGGGTCACACTGGTACAGATAGTAGGGCCTGACCCTCATTTTCATGAGCTGGTGCATCAGGTCGGCCATGGTTTCGACATTGTCGTTGATCCCCTTGAGCAGAACCGTCTGGGAGCCCAGCGGGATCCCTGCATCTGCGAGCATGGTGCAGGCCTTGTAAGCTTCCGGCGTACATTCGTCGGGATGGGTAAAATGAAGGCTCATCCACAGGGGATGGTAGCGTTTGAGCATTTTGACCAGTTTCGGCGTGATGCGCTGGGGTAGAACAGTGGTGACCTTGGTGCCGATGCGGATGATCTCAACATGGGGGATTTTCCGCAGCCTGGAAAGAACCCATTCCAGCCGGTCGTCGCTCAGGGTCAGGGGATCTCCGCCGGACAGAAGAACGTCCCGGATGGTGGGCGTTTTTGCAATATATTCAATGGCCTTTTCCCAACGTGCCCGTCCGGCAAGTATGCCACCGTGGCCCACAACCCTTGACCGGGTGCAGTAACGGCAATAGGTCGAGCAGAAGTCCAGCAGCAGAAACAGCACCCTGTCCGGATACCTGTGAACAAGGCCGGGTACCGGGCTCTGGTGGTCTTCACCTAGAGGATCGTCGGATTCACACCCCATCTTCACCCATTCGTGGACCGTGGGTACCACTGATTTTCGCAAC
Coding sequences:
- a CDS encoding DUF4255 domain-containing protein, whose product is MIDKSLEILKKAVHNYLTGLPQLNITSESTIHLTHVANPDGTLAINDDSLAMTLVNIEEERTIKSQIPFIKTPDGRIIHVNPEIKLNLSVLVSANFTNYKTGLEYLSGAIHFFQSKNVFTPQDTPDLDPSIEKLIVEMDSLNLEQQHHLWGLLGAKYLPSVLYKIRLIVIQEAQAFDETGPISGIDIIETP
- a CDS encoding GNAT family N-acetyltransferase, yielding MFRIRRIFDDVIPVNRDALVQVREILKRRFSQASETEIDHIGDKLRNPFTLRFRPILFVAENMRHKVMGFAMVLHEPEIDFCYLDWIATANASLRGGLGSALYERVRSECSALGVGGLFFECLPDTDITCDQDSPKENIARLRFYERYGARPLVGTAYETPVKEGDTCMPFLVYDGLGRDKPLGRDYARRVVRAILERKYKDVCPQEYVELVVTSIRDNPVKLRPFCHVKPEKAQNTVNPSFTEKIALVINERHEILHIHERGYVESPVRVRSILTHLEKSGLFESMATQDFPDTHILAVHDADFIAYLARACEEVSPGKSLYPYVFPIRNKTRPPRETTVLPGYYCIDTFTPINRNAFPTARNGVNAALTAAHALVDGRRIAYALVRPPGHHAEKRAFGGFCYMNNTAIAAQYLRGHGRVAILDIDYHHGNGQQDIFYNRSDILTVSIHGHPSFAYPYFTGFEDETGEGEGAGFNLNFPLEEKITPKEYRITLAKALRRVAQFEPDFLVIALGLDTARNDPTGTWSLTPADFKANGRMIGETGLPILVVQEGGYKTRSLGINARNFFQGMAEVIFRVTGRKTLYDLRHKGLTLRYEPLPEDRIQIEQLVEATGFFRPDEVKIAGELVGERLEQGAASGYYFVIALKAGKVIGYGCYGPIPCTLKSYDIYWIAVSPDLQGQGLGKILLLEMERLIAEAGGGGIYVETSMQPGYATTRSFYERFGYSCKAVLDNFYGPGDGKGIYCK
- a CDS encoding D-alanine--D-alanine ligase family protein → MNKTIAIVHNRINNGSLPDEIDVLVQVDAVSQALSGLGYEPIAVPCDLDLNALKQTLTAMKPAVVFNLVESLDGHGRLIQVVPALVEALGYACTGCPAEAIYLTSHKVMAKERMRSLGLPTADWINPVPLDIPWQGAADLGPTGTWIIKSLWEHASLGLELENLVKGNSREIAALLPDRASALGGACFAEQFIQGREFNLSLMDTDKGVRVLPPAEIIFKGFDHDQPKIVGYRAKWVQDAAEYHNTPRSFDFSPKDAPLIANLERLSLGCWHGFGLRGYARVDFRVDDLGNPFILEVNTNPCISPDAGFCAALEQAGISHGQGIHMILKQSSQPIPAMG
- a CDS encoding D-alanine--D-alanine ligase family protein, translating into MIIGITYDLRQDYLDMGYTELETAEFDSVETIEAIETTLQGLGHETRRIGNAIRLTERLVQGERWDLVFNIAEGLHGIGREAQIPAILDLYNIPYTFSDPMVMAVTLHKGMTKHIIRDAGLATADFKVANSARDAWNLPFDPPFFVKPVAEGTGMGITAKSLVKNALDLPGVCQELVEQFHQPVLIEEFLTGREFTVGIVGTGTRAQVMGTMEIIVISSKKDEVYSFENKEGWKSKVQYLPLSPGTDPLIQAVEDLALSAWKVLGCRDGGRIDIRCDAAGRPSFIEVNPLAGLRPEYSDLPIVCQFFGTSYVQLIELILESAMERVPVLETA
- a CDS encoding KamA family radical SAM protein, yielding MHQSGYATQETLIMEDEEPPSRGHVHTPSPAPPLASAYAFKQNFQIPAARMQLVPQSPRTTPATRAFRKQFFPKVLDREWNDWQWQIANRVRTHERLGRMISLSEDEFMVNSESQLPLSITPYYLSLISPNDPDQPLRKSVVPTVHEWVKMGCESDDPLGEDHQSPVPGLVHRYPDRVLFLLLDFCSTYCRYCTRSRVVGHGGILAGRARWEKAIEYIAKTPTIRDVLLSGGDPLTLSDDRLEWVLSRLRKIPHVEIIRIGTKVTTVLPQRITPKLVKMLKRYHPLWMSLHFTHPDECTPEAYKACTMLADAGIPLGSQTVLLKGINDNVETMADLMHQLMKMRVRPYYLYQCDPITGSGHFRTSIDKGLEIIHGLRGFTSGYAVPTYVVDAPGGGGKIPLMPDYVKEHTRETLVLTNYEDKTFCYPDPVSSPIF